In the Candidatus Woesearchaeota archaeon genome, AAAATCCAGAGGCAGAGGCGGTTATCCCAACAACATAGTCTCCCTCAGCGTTTCTTATTAAGGCCTCTACCACGTCTGGCGTGGCTTTTGCAGCATAGGGATGAATTTTTCCCCTGAACCTTCTTCCATCAGGGGTAGCATCGGTAATTATGCGGTAGGCTTCTTCCTCAATCCTACGACTGATTTCATCAGGGATTCCTTGCTCATAAAACAGTCCGGTGTTATCAAGACCGAGGGCATACCTGCCAATCGCTAGTGTACCTACCGTAATATCTGGCTGCGGTCCTCCTGATGTTCCCAATCGGATGATTGTTAATGGTTGAGCACCCTCTTTTCTGACACGGGTTTCAAGATCAAATTCATTTAACCCGAAAGCCTCAACAAGTGCAATTTCGTTGTTGTCAGTGCCAATACCTGTAGCAATAACGGTTACCGGCATATCATGATACGTTCCTGTTCTGGTAACATACTCACGATTGTTTGCTTGATGTTTAACGGCATCAAAATAGTGAGCGACTTTGTCAGCTCTGGCAGGATCACCTACCACAAAGATATTTCGTGCCAGTTGATCTGGTCGTAATCCTAGATGGTAAATCTTGCCATTGACAACAATTAACTCTGAATCTTTCACTGGTTCCATTGTTTCTACCCCCCTTCCCGTACCTTCGTCAGTTGAGAATAGTTTCTTGAGTTATAAATCTTGGTTTATATTCCTTATTTTCAATGTATTTTCATCAGAAAGTATTTGTAGAATGATGCCTCCCCTTCTAGTGTTGTTAAGGGGGGAATCGAGTGGTTAGTAAATCAATACAATGTATATATTTTAGTGTACAGTGTACCGAATTAACGAAAAACATATAATAAAGCCTATTTTCTAGTCTTAACATGGCTAAGATAATCATCTCAACACTTTATGATAAAGAACCAACACTTGTAGCAACAACAAAACTAGGGACTTTTCTTCAATGTAAGCAGAAGTACAAATTTCAGTATGTTGATAAAATAAAATCTGATATAGAGACTATTAAGATTTTCTTAGGGAAACGTGTTCACGAAACGCTTGAAAGATGGTATAAAGATTTACAGTTTGAAAAAGTAAACACGAAAGAGGTTCTTGCACAATT is a window encoding:
- a CDS encoding PD-(D/E)XK nuclease family protein; this translates as MAKIIISTLYDKEPTLVATTKLGTFLQCKQKYKFQYVDKIKSDIETIKIFLGKRVHETLERWYKDLQFEKVNTKEVLAQLT
- a CDS encoding nucleoside phosphorylase; this encodes MEPVKDSELIVVNGKIYHLGLRPDQLARNIFVVGDPARADKVAHYFDAVKHQANNREYVTRTGTYHDMPVTVIATGIGTDNNEIALVEAFGLNEFDLETRVRKEGAQPLTIIRLGTSGGPQPDITVGTLAIGRYALGLDNTGLFYEQGIPDEISRRIEEEAYRIITDATPDGRRFRGKIHPYAAKATPDVVEALIRNAEGDYVVGITASASGFFAPQGREIPGLTITIPRLQEHVATLHVDGQRVVNFEMESSLLFHLAAQMGYRVGTICPVIANRPRGTFLEDYGPAVDRAISTGLKAMRELYQQQQT